The genome window AATAAACGTTCGgcgaaataaaacaaaacaacattaaaaAGTACTTAGATTTATAGTTAAACAAACGTTCGTCGAAACAAATTTCACATTAAACAATATTTGGACGCGGTAAGCAACGCCAAAAATACAATTTATCTGCCATAAACCTTCTATATGTCATAAATTTTTCCTTCATATCACTAGTGAGACTGATCGGTTTATCCGTGAGCAGATGTTCCATTATCATACATAGATAAACTGCTTCGTTACCAAACAGGGAGCTGCGAGACACGACGTAGTCGTCATTCATCTCAAATGACATTATTTTTTCCTGTTTTCCTGATTTTTTCCAGTATTGCATGTCAACCAATACTGCTCCTAGATATACCGCAATTTTTGTAAGCTTGGGAACGACAACTTGTGGCAAACTCATTAGATAGGTTCCAAACTCATTAGATAGGTTTCAAACTCATCAAACCATGTGCAAACTCATTCGATGCGTCCCAAACTCATCAAAACACGTGCAAACTCTTAAATATTCAAAGTCAACGTTCAGTGCTCACGTGGACGCATCACAATCGGGTTACTGGTTCCCACCTCTTGACGGAGATCCGACCCTTCAAGTTCTATCCGGCGGTGGTGTGTCGGAGATCCGGCCGTTCATATTCAGATCAGTCATTCTTTTGAAGAAGATCCCACCTTTCTTACTCTGATCCGTCATACCCTGGTTCCATTTAGTGCTCATCTACACGATTAGGGATTCTGACCCGAAGAGGTGTGACCCGAACCGATGTAAGTTTGTTGAAGACGATCCGACCCGACCCGTCAAACCGCCATCGTTTCTCTCTCGGGGACCACAATGGACTGGAATTGTTGGGATGATTTCCCTTTACCACCCATCAACAATGCAGATGACCTCATGCATTCTGCCACTGCATTCGTGGACAATGCCGCTCCTTCCGCCAAACCGGTAAGCAAACCATGTGTTCTTAtagatttattattattttggttATAATCTTGCCTTTATGTTTTTTCTGCATTTCATTATGATTGTTTAGGTTAAGAATCCTAGAATTAGAGTTAGAGCTGTTTGGACAATCATCGATAGGATCAAGAAAACAGTCACTGCAAGGATACAACTTAGGTTGAGGGATAGTGTCTTCGGGCACTATTTGGATATTGAGTCTGTGATTTGTGAAAGCCCATTGTTGTTCTGTGTTGCCCGACATCAGGCTTTCACTGAAAACCCTAGTCATGGAATATGTTACATGTTCGGCAATGATTCAGTCTTGTTTACCCCCTTACAGTTTTGTGTTATCACCGGGTTAAGATTTGGGGAGTACCCAAATGTCATATTCAACGAGTCAGCCAATTCTTTCAAATCTAGGATATTTCCAGGGAAAAGGGTGGTTAAACAACGCGACTTGAACGAGATTTTCACTTCAGACTGGTCAAACTTTTCGGAGGATGATTGTCTCCGTATCTGCCTTTTGATGATAGTAGGGTTAGCTTTTAAAGGCACTCAAAGTCACGAAACCATAGATATGAAGTTGATGAATCTTGTTGATGACTTAGAAGCATGGAACCATTTCCCATGGGGCAGTTATCTTTGGGAGAGCACCTATTCACATGTCTACGATATGACTCGACGTCACGTACCCGGTAACGCAGGTTTCAATTTGCCTGGATGCGTTTGGCCATTCAAGGTAATGATTTCTGTGTTGGATAAACAATCCTATCTTTCTTACTGGTTAATGATTATCGTTTATATGTGCAGATGTGGATTTTAGAAATTTTCCCAGAATTTAAACAGATGGAAAAATTTTATAAATCACCCAGAATTCCTAGATTTCTAAGTTGGGGCCCGGGGACACGGCTTACGATTACAACTGTCGAGCGAATTTTGGAAACAGCAAAGACGGTATTACGATATATTTGTACTATTTTTGAGGTGTATATTCTTTTGATTAATACTATCTGATTTATACTTGCAGAATGATTTATACCGTCCAATACTAGATGTAAGCGCCACTAGCGATGAAAGGCAGTGTGAATGGTACAGAGATAGTGAACAGTATTTACGTGCTGTTGGCATATTGAATCAACCGGTGATTACCAGGCAGCCCAGTTTCCAGACAATACACACTATTGGTAATCAAAAACCAAAAGATTGTTTTGGTGATGGGTTTCAGTGTTTTGGATCGTCTTTCAACATGAAAGATGCCAAAGAATCAAAGAAAAGAAGATCTGTGACTATTTCGGGATTACAATATTCAATTCCTGATGAAATACAGACATTCTTGGTGGAAGAATTTAAATCAATTCTGGACAATCGGCTTCATGCAAATAACCCGAGGCTTAGTCAGCTAATAAAGTCCGATGTAGGTGTTCAATTACAactgttttatgttttttttgaTGTTTATATATGTCAATAATGACTTTCATCTTATGCAGCTCACTAGTCAGAAGGGTGAAAACCGTACTGGTGATGACGATGAAAAGGTAATGTTGTGGTTTACTGCTAGTTATGATACCCATTTGTTCATTAATCATTGGTAGGGGTTCAATTACAactgttttatgtttttttgatGTTTATATATGTCAATAAGGACTTTCATCTTATACAGCTCACTAGCCAGAAGGGTGAAAACCGTTCTGGTGATGACGATGAAAAGGTAATGTTGTGGTTTAATCCTAGTTATGATACCCATTTGTTCATTAATCATTGGTAGGGGTTCAATTACAactgttttatgtttttttgatGTTTATATATGTCAATAATGAATTTCATCTTATACAGCTCACTAGCATGAAGGGTGAAAACCGTTCTGGTCATGCCGATGAAAAGGTAATGTTGTGGTTTAATGCTAATTATCATATAGTTAATTACAGTTTATGTATTCAGGTGGAAGACGACCTGTTCGAAAACGACAACGATGCTCCTGTTTATCATGTGCCAACAGACAAAATGCAACCGTCTAATCCTCCTGTAAGCCAACTTGTTTGTTAATTAGCAAGATGTTATTGTTTTGGTAAAGTTGGGCTGATGAAGCCAACGGaatgtgattttttttaaaaaatttatttTGTTAGGATGATGCCGTCGAGATTGCATTATTGCGGCGGTCGGAAAGGTTATGGAAACCGTCTGCATGTACGCTATCACCTTATGTTGTTATGAAGAGGGTgtcaaagaaaaaaaagaaaacgaAGAAAGAGATGGAAACGGAAGATAGTGCCGATGCAAACGAAAGAGATGCAAACGAAAGTACTCTTGAAAAAATCAAGAGTTGGTATGAAAGTGAATTTGCTAaagtttgcaaaacagatttaAGATTGCGGCGGCTTGGGACGTTGATGGGCGGTGAAGTTGGTCCTGATTTTTGGATGTCTTTGATGGGCGACAAAGGAAACGGTTGGTTATCCGATGATGTAAGAATGATAATGTTTTGTTTCTTATGttatttatgtttaaaaaaaaaaacttagtatTTAATCATCATAAAAAACAGCATTTATACGCTTGGATGATTACGATGTATGAGACGAGGAAACCAACCGACCGGTGGAGCATTCTACCGCCTTACTTTCAAATGACCTTATTTGAATGTGAGTCGAAACGGAAGGCGAGGTGTTACTTCGATGGCTCCTTGGAGCCTGTGCCTCCAATCGCCGATGTCGACGAGGTAAGTGTTATGTTGTTATTGTAATCATCCAAGCGTATTAATGCTATGTTTTATGTCTCGCTATGTTTGTGAATGAAACAGGTTTATGTACCGTTGAATATTCCAAGATTGCATTGGTTTTTAGGGGTATTCAACCTTCGAGATGAAACCTTTACGATATATGACAGGTAATTGGACATGTTTTTGAATAAGCAGTTCTCTTATTTGTACTTGTGCAATAGTTCAACAGGCTTTATAATTCTATAAAAAAATTGTAACTTGTGCAGTCTTTCGGAGTGTGCAAGTATGGCCATGAGAAGAACAGAGGTTGTCTGTAAAATGAATGTTGCCTTCGACGTATGGCTACGCATCAACGGCTACTACGCGGACAAGCCATTGAAGATGTCTCTCCCGTTCAAAACGATCTACCCAGACAAAGTGCCCCAACAATCAGGCGGTCTCGGAGATTGCGGGATTTGGGTTTGCATTTTCCAAGAAAGGTTAATCAAGAAACAACCAATATTTCAAGAAGACGAAGACACGGCTGTGGTTGCGAAGCAAATGAGGCAAAGGCTAACGGTGTTATTCTACGAAAGTCTCTTACCAGAAAATTTTGATATCGTGTCCACTAGCAACAAAATGCAAAACGACTCGGATCATGAGGGTTAATGTTGATGATTTTTTGGGTTATGGAACAGGTCATGTTAAAGGTAGAAAGGGCCGGTTAATGTATTTGTGGAATATGTAtgctactttgttttttttttttagaattttgttGGTGGGCCGGTTAATGTATTTGTTTGTGGGCTGGTCAAGTATTTTGATGGTGGGCCGGTCATGTATTTTGTTTGTGGGCCGGTACCATGTTTTAATGAAACAGGTATTTTGTTTTAATGAAACAGGTACTTTGTTTGTGGGCCGGTACCTTGTTTGTGGGCCGGTACCTTGTTTTGTGAAACAGGTCATGTATTTTGTCATCACCTATATATGTATGCATTCCTCCCAAAACCTGCTACCACCAACCGAGCTTCTTTCCCAAAACTGTTTAAACCAACCGAATAAATGTCTCAAAAATCAGCTTCTTCCTCATCCAACAAATCTACTCAGTTCGTGGAACCTTCTAATTTCATATGTTCGTGTGGAGCGGCAACCTGCTACAAGCTTTCAAGGACGGAGGCTAATCCAAATCGAAAGTTCTTATGCTGTGTAAGTTACTTTTGTAATGGCTCTTATGCCGGATTTTATATGTTCTTATGCCGGATTTTATGGGTATTTCATAATGGCTCTTTTTTTTTAACAGAAGCAAGAATGTGGTTTTATTAGGTGGGCCGATACACCTTCCTCTTCATCTGCACCTTCGTCCTCGTGCAACGGTTGTGACAAGGTAATACCGGTACTTCTAAGAAGCATGGAAAGCAAGGATGATTTCGCGATTAAGAAAGCTAAGGAGGCAATGTTTTTAAAGATGTGTTTATTGTTTAgttggttgatgattgttgtagtttatatgtatttttaaataaaatttgataatgaattttaattttaaattaaattttacTTTGAAGAAGCTATCTCTAGTTTATATTAATCTTTCATGATGTCCGATGTGTAGAAAAACCAATTTGTTGAGGAAGTGGCAGACAATGAGTTAGACATAGTGCGGTATCTGGTGCAGGATTGGTTTGATGACCATGACGCGGTGATTGAAGTGTTGAAACAAGAGTTTGAGGCGTCTCTTCCAGATCCAGAGTTGGACTACGACCCAGAGGTGTTGGAATCTTTTTGGAATGACCTCCATCAACCAGATTGGTCTTGTGATGATGTGTGCCATGATTTCTACCCGGGGGAGCATTCTTCCGACTCAGAATGGTCTTGTGATGATGCTCATTGGAAGTAGATTGTTAGGCCTTTTTTTTTACTACCATGCTTGGTTAATCTCTGATCGGATGGAACTAGTATCTTTTAACTGTTAGTCCTTGTAATTTAGTATCTTTAAAATTAGATTGTTAtgcctttttttttaaacagtaaTAGAATTGATAAAATATGCATCCTTTAAAAATATACTTTAACTGTTTAATTTAGTTTTAGAAACTAAATGCATCCTTTAAATGTTTAATTTGTTTTTGTTAATAATATGGACATAAAAATATAAAACGCATTTCACATAAAAATATAAAACGATAACAGTAATAGTGCATTTCACATAAAGACGGTTTCACATAAAACTCCCTAAAACTAATAACCTGATAGGCTATAACATTTACGGGGTTTTAATCCTCTCCTAAATTGTACGTGGGGATTGTATGTTGCGATACGTAATCCCTGAAATCCTCTGGTTCGACTTCTACGCTTCGTACATGCGTCGTTGAGATGCCCCGGGAGGTACTCTGGGAATATGTGGGGTGTCTACAACTTTCCCGGTGATGGCCGTGACTTCGGCACCGGCCACAGAATATGGGAGTGGGTTCCTCCCCTCGTGACAGGATTCGCTTGTTTTCCTTTGGCCGACCGGATTGACGTTTGGTAATATTCGGTGGTTGCAGATTTAATAAACCGTCCGGTTTTTCCCACTCAGATTTATGCGGGATAGGATTTATCTCTTCTGCATACGTTGCTTTATAAACTTCGTTACTGTAACATGACATAGAATAATGACCACAGTCGCTTTCACCTAAAAATCTTGATACAGCAATAACGTGACCACATGGCAAACCAGATAATTGCCATACCCGACAAGTGCATGTGCCGTTAGCTAAATCAACGAACCCTCTTTTTTTACCATCTTCAACTTCAAAACTGTTAACACGAACGCCGGTGACCGTCCAAGTCCTAGAGTTTTCAATTTTGTGTTGGATCTTATTTACAGCCCACTCTGTTAGTAAGTGTTCACCATGGATTCCCTGGTTGCGACGATCATAAAACCATTTTTGAACAGATTGCCGGAAAAATTCAATAAGTTGCGTCACCGGCAATTTTCGGGAATGTTTTGATAGAGCGTTCATCGACTCGGCACTATTAGAAGTCATATAATGGTATCTTTTAACAGGACAATGTGCTCTTGACCACTTCTCAAACCCAATTGTCGTAAGAGTGTTCCTTAGTCTCGGAACTGCGGCACATAACGCGTTGAAAGATTCCTCAAAATCGGAAAGCCGGTAAGATTTGCAAGTCTGCCACCATAGAGACtcgttttcctttttttttttttgggtaatttAAGGTTAACCATTAAATGACGACAACACAACCCGTGAAACGCTTGTGGAAACACGGCCCTTACGGCTAATTGTATAGAAGGTGCTCGGTCAGAAATGATTGCCAACTCTGGATGATCGCCAATACAATCTTTAAGTTTTGAAAGGAACCAAGTCCACGAATTACCGTCTTCAGATTTACCAATCCCGTAACCAACAGGCAAAATCTGATTGTTTCCGTCCATGCCCACAGCCAAAAACAATGTTCCTTTAAACTCGCCTTTCAAATGGGCCGCGTCTATGATAATGACCGGTCTTAAGGTTCTTACAAAGGCACGAATCTAACATTAACATTAACAATTTGTTAGATAGATAAAAATTAACGTTTTTTTAGATAGATGAAAATAAACATGAATAAATATTAACATTAACAAATTGTTAGATAGATGAAAATTAACATTTTATTAACGTTAACAGTTTTGTAACATAGAATAAATTAACATTTTAGTTCGGTTATTACTAGAAAATTTAAGGCGTCACTTACCGCGGCACCTAGGGCGACAAATACCATTTCAAAACGATCCTCCGAATCAGTCAATATGTGCGTCACTGTTCCTGGATTAGCCTTCTCCAAATTGTAGCAGTAAATTGGAAGTTCAGCAAAAGAACTTGCTGAATTTCCATGCAAAAGTTGTAATGCATTGTTTTTTCCTCGCCACGCTTGCATATAAGTTATATTGACTCCTTCTTTAATTCTAAGATCTTTGACTATTTCTGGGCAACGGTAAATTCGACCAGAATTTTGAAATTGTTCTTTTAACATGCTACCAACAACCATTGGGTTAGCCTGACGCATGTGTGGATGTGTCTGCGTCTTAGAACACGTATGTTTGTTGTTAAAAGATTTAACGTAGAAAACATCACAAGATTGCCGACTAGCGGATTTGAAACTCCACTCACAATTTTCAACAACACATGATACTTCATAACGAGTCTTTGATGACCTGTCTACTTTATAAGAAAAAGATTCGGATAAGCACATCTTTCCTAGTTCGATTTTCATTTCCTGCTTGTTACGAAAGGTGTAGCCTTCATAAAATCGACATTTATCTTTATTATCAATAAATTCTAGTTTATCGTTGGCCTTAAAATCATCCTTTGAAAAAACACAATCATTTAAATCGGGGCATTTATATTCAAACGTAGGAGAACAAGAAGAAGAACCCACACCAACTTCTTGCACCACGTATAGTTTAAAAAGTTCTGTAGGATTATTTTCCCAcagtttgaaaaaaaataaaagatcTGAATCATCTATAATATCTATAGGTTCAGAATAATCAGACATCTTGTAGGATAACCGTGTGATATTTCGAAAACCACAAAAGTCGCACACATTTTTAAAAAAGTTATCATAC of Helianthus annuus cultivar XRQ/B chromosome 1, HanXRQr2.0-SUNRISE, whole genome shotgun sequence contains these proteins:
- the LOC110934032 gene encoding uncharacterized protein LOC110934032, which produces MAVRFVVYTGGKWEFVDGRREYVMQADSLIRGFETNFAKISYDNFFKNVCDFCGFRNITRLSYKMSDYSEPIDIIDDSDLLFFFKLWENNPTELFKLYVVQEVGVGSSSCSPTFEYKCPDLNDCVFSKDDFKANDKLEFIDNKDKCRFYEGYTFRNKQEMKIELGKMCLSESFSYKVDRSSKTRYEVSCVVENCEWSFKSASRQSCDVFYVKSFNNKHTCSKTQTHPHMRQANPMVVGSMLKEQFQNSGRIYRCPEIVKDLRIKEGVNITYMQAWRGKNNALQLLHGNSASSFAELPIYCYNLEKANPGTVTHILTDSEDRFEMVFVALGAAIRAFVRTLRPVIIIDAAHLKGEFKGTLFLAVGMDGNNQILPVGYGIGKSEDGNSWTWFLSKLKDCIGDHPELAIISDRAPSIQLAENESLWWQTCKSYRLSDFEESFNALCAAVPRLRNTLTTIGFEKWSRAHCPVKRYHYMTSNSAESMNALSKHSRKLPVTQLIEFFRQSVQKWFYDRRNQGIHGEHLLTEWAVNKIQHKIENSRTWTVTGVRVNSFEVEDGKKRGFVDLANGTCTCRVWQLSGLPCGHVIAVSRFLGESDCGHYSMSCYSNEVYKATYAEEINPIPHKSEWEKPDGLLNLQPPNITKRQSGRPKENKRILSRGEEPTPIFCGRCRSHGHHRESCRHPTYSQSTSRGISTTHVRSVEVEPEDFRDYVSQHTIPTYNLGED